The Acidobacteriota bacterium genome contains the following window.
TCAGGCTGATCAGATTGTCGCTGACTACGAAATCATCAGCCTTTGCCACGACACCCAATTCCCGGTTTCGCATGTCGAGCATTTCGGTGACGATACTGTAATCAACGCCCAGACTCTCAGAAATACCTCGCAGATGCAGCAGCGAGATCAACGTTTTTGCATCACTTTCCTGAATGTCTATATCACGGTTACTTAGCACGATGATGTGGTCAAAGCTCTGCGTATTGATGTCGAGCAGCGTCTTCTTTTCGGCCGTGTCGCCCTCGCAGAATGCGATCTTTTGATTCACGAGATCGGCTTCGACCCTGGAAACTTCGGATTCGACCGTCGGGTCACTTGCGACGACCAGCACGTGCGAGCCTTCCTTTACATAATTATCAAGCTCCGCGATGATGCGTCCGCCTTTGTCGTTCCAGCCGAGTACAAGTGTGTTTTCTTCCCGCAAGCCGTTTTCCTCGCTATGGTTGAATAGCGAAGTATCGAGTTTTACCTCGGTCCGGCCATTCGCCACCACCGTATCATCGTCCTCAGAAATGGCGATCACGCTGTCACCCGCCTTGTACACTCGGTCCATCGGCGGGTTGATCAAAACATCGTTTTCGTCAGTAAACACGCCAATGATCGCTGAATCTTCATAGGCAAAAAGCGAATCGCGGTAGGTTTTCCCGACCAGCGAGGACGGAACCGACTCAAAATATATCTCGTCGCCCTCGAACTGAAGCAGATCGCTATACACAACGCTTAGACCCGATTGGCGGCACGTCTGCGCAATGATGCGCGCGATGAGATCTTCTGAGAGAACATAGACGGTCTCGCCGTTTCCGACGAGCTCAGCGGCCTCCATATTTCGCTCGTCCTTTATCTCGGCGACTATGTGGTAAGGCTCGGATTTTCGGTGACGGCCATTTGTTATGCCGAGAACCGTTTTGATCACATGGGTGTCGGGATTTTCGACTTCGGGAGCAAGAACGATGATCGATCGAGCCTCGTTGATGTTAACCATCTCGGCCGCCGAAGACTCGAGCGTAGATCCGCTGCGAACGACTATCTTTGTATTGCCGAAGTCGGGGATTCGGCTCTTTATCTCTTCTTCAGCCTCGACCTTGTCCATTTCGGACAAAATAACAATACATGGCTTCTTCTGGTTCGAATTCGCCTCGATCAACTCCGTAATGATCGTAAAGATCTTTGGCGACCAGCCAAGTATAAGCGTGTGGTTACCGTTGAGAACTCGCGAGCGGCCGCGTTTCAATTCCTCGATCTTTTGGTCAATGCCCGAAGCGATCGAACCGATCAGTATCGAGATAACGAAAATGCCGATAAGCGTCGCGATAAACCTCACGATACGAAAATCCCAACCTTCGTCGCCGCCCATCGTTCCTGGATCGAGCGTCGCCATGAGGCTTTTCCAGGTGCCTTCGACGAAACCGAGCGGTTCCGCGTCGGGCTCGGTTGAGCCTGTAATGCCGAGGATCACAATTATCGCACCCAGCACTACGACCGAAACGATCGAAACGATCGCCAGCCACCGGATAACTGCGATCGGCCCACCCGACATTGTGTTCTCGAAGTGATACCGGAATTTCTCGCGAAGAGTATATTTAGCCATTATTTTTATCGGAAATTTTGCCGTTGATTATAGACCGAATTTGACTCGAAAATACAGGGTAACCAACGCGTTTACAAGCAGATGCGGTTTTAGATCATTTAGAGTACGGCTGGCTTATCGATTTCTTGCGAACTTTTACACGCACAGCATCGTTTGTCTTGTCAGCTCACAAGCATCATCTGGAGGCATTTATATGAAAAGAATCGGAATTTTTGTTTTTATCGCCGCTCTTATAATCGGCATCACGGTTGGAAGTGTTTTCTCATTTGGTAAATCGTCGCGACCGTTCTTTAACTTCTCGTTCAATTTTAAGGGCGTGAAAGGTTCGGGAAATACGGCGACGGATGCCCGAAACGCTACGGGTTTCAAAGGCGTGGATGTAGGCGGTGTGTTTCAGGTCGAGATCAATGCTCAGAAGGAATTCAGCGTCGAGGTCGAGGCTGACGACAATCTCCTGCAATATATCAAGACCGACGTTCGTAATGGCGTACTTTATATCGAAACCTCGAAAAAGATCTCACCAACCGGCCCGATCCGTGTGCGTGTTAACGCTCCCGAGATCGAAAATCTTGATGTTTCCGGTGTCGCAAATGTGACGGCCAATGACATCAAAACAAGTGAATTTGGAATAGATTCGTCAGGTGCCTCGAAGGTGAAAGTT
Protein-coding sequences here:
- a CDS encoding NAD-binding protein yields the protein MAKYTLREKFRYHFENTMSGGPIAVIRWLAIVSIVSVVVLGAIIVILGITGSTEPDAEPLGFVEGTWKSLMATLDPGTMGGDEGWDFRIVRFIATLIGIFVISILIGSIASGIDQKIEELKRGRSRVLNGNHTLILGWSPKIFTIITELIEANSNQKKPCIVILSEMDKVEAEEEIKSRIPDFGNTKIVVRSGSTLESSAAEMVNINEARSIIVLAPEVENPDTHVIKTVLGITNGRHRKSEPYHIVAEIKDERNMEAAELVGNGETVYVLSEDLIARIIAQTCRQSGLSVVYSDLLQFEGDEIYFESVPSSLVGKTYRDSLFAYEDSAIIGVFTDENDVLINPPMDRVYKAGDSVIAISEDDDTVVANGRTEVKLDTSLFNHSEENGLREENTLVLGWNDKGGRIIAELDNYVKEGSHVLVVASDPTVESEVSRVEADLVNQKIAFCEGDTAEKKTLLDINTQSFDHIIVLSNRDIDIQESDAKTLISLLHLRGISESLGVDYSIVTEMLDMRNRELGVVAKADDFVVSDNLISLMLSQLSENRELKKVYDILFQAEGSEIYLKPVSRYVKTGTEMDFYTVTAAAAELNESAIGYRITSQCHDAENLYGVNLNPNKSKRVSFNDDDMIIVLSED
- a CDS encoding DUF2807 domain-containing protein, with amino-acid sequence MKRIGIFVFIAALIIGITVGSVFSFGKSSRPFFNFSFNFKGVKGSGNTATDARNATGFKGVDVGGVFQVEINAQKEFSVEVEADDNLLQYIKTDVRNGVLYIETSKKISPTGPIRVRVNAPEIENLDVSGVANVTANDIKTSEFGIDSSGASKVKVSGEAGKLTVDVSGATKIDAESLQVGDANVDASGASNVMLRVSGELRAEASGASKVIYTGTPFGVIKSTSGGSRVSPR